A portion of the Dioscorea cayenensis subsp. rotundata cultivar TDr96_F1 unplaced genomic scaffold, TDr96_F1_v2_PseudoChromosome.rev07_lg8_w22 25.fasta BLBR01001412.1, whole genome shotgun sequence genome contains these proteins:
- the LOC120256374 gene encoding dirigent protein 19-like, with translation MAKPLPLLLLFLLFLTITTTTTSSSSSSSSEKLKRMKKKKITHFTVYWHDIMSGPNPSGAMVAQAPTTKTSTTGFGLVRIIDNPLTKGPTMSSDLVGRAQGFYASTSMEYVGLMMAMNFAFTSGKYNGSTVTILGRNEVFTEVREMPVIGGSGLFRWAQGYAQARTSMLNMTTGDAVVKYDVHVMHY, from the coding sequence ATGGCTAAACCTCtacctctcctcctcctcttcctcctcttccttaccatcaccaccaccaccacctcatcatcatcatcatcttcatcagagaaactcaaaagaatgaaaaagaaaaagataacacACTTTACAGTGTACTGGCATGACATAATGAGCGGCCCCAACCCATCCGGTGCCATGGTAGCCCAAGCTCCGACCACCAAAACCTCCACCACCGGCTTCGGCCTCGTCCGCATCATCGACAACCCTCTCACCAAAGGCCCAACCATGTCCTCCGACCTCGTCGGCCGTGCTCAGGGCTTTTATGCTTCCACTTCTATGGAGTATGTTGGGCTCATGATGGCCATGAACTTTGCTTTCACTTCTGGTAAGTATAATGGCAGCACTGTCACCATTCTTGGCCGGAATGAGGTCTTCACTGAAGTCCGTGAGATGCCGGTCATCGGCGGTAGTGGCCTTTTCCGGTGGGCTCAGGGTTATGCTCAGGCCAGGACTAGCATGCTTAATATGACTACTGGTGATGCTGTTGTCAAGTATGATGTGCATGTAATGCATTATTAA